The DNA segment CGGGGGGAGCGCCTCGGCGATCTCCTCGACCCGGGTGAGGCGGGCCAGCTGCCGCCGGGTCGTGGCCAGTTGCTTGCGGACGTCGACGGCGGCGGCCGTGGGGAGGTTGGAGAAGTCCTTCGGGCACACCAGCAGCGCCCGGTCGCGGACGTGGACCGGGCGGCCGGTGCGCGCGGCGGTGTGCCGGGCCACCGGCTCCAGGGCGAGGACGTACACCGCCGCCTGCCGGGCCGCGGCGCCCACCTTGGCGGCGTCCGCCGAACCGTCGATCATCGGGAAGGACTTGATCTCGACGACCGTCCAGCTGCCGTCCGGATGCACCACCACCGCGTCCGGCTCCACATAGGCGGGCGAGCCGGCCACCTCGACGGCCAGCATCGGATGGTCGAGCAGCGCCCAGCCGCCGGCCGCGGTCGCCTCGCGCAGCGCCAGCGCCGTACGCGCCGTACGGCCCTCGGGACCGGCCGCGGACAGATCGGGGGTGGCGACCTCCTCCGGGGCGGGCGGCGGGGTGCCGGGCGCCAGCCGCTCGTGCAGCAGCCGCAGCAGGTCCGTGCCGCCGTCGGACTTCACCCGTGCCTCGAAGGCGTTGCCGCGGACGATCGCGAACTGGGACCGGCCGTACGCCGCGGGCGAGCCCAGCGCCTGGGCCAGCGCGCCCTTGTCGACGCCCGCGCCGTCCAGCAGCGCGCGGCGGCGGCAGCCGGGGTTGGCGGCCAGCGCGGCGAGCGCACGGGCGTCGAGGGGGCGGGGACGGACACCGGGGCCGCGCAGCTCGGCGAGCCTGGCCCGGCTCACGCGGGGGGACTCCCCCGGCCGCGGGCCCGGTGCCGCCGGCGGCACCGGCGAGGGGGCGGCCGACGCGGGTCGACCGTCGCGGAAAACGTTCACCCGCCGAAGTCTCGCATCCGCCGCCGACATGCGGGGCGACCGCCCGCGGACCGGCCGCCCGCGCGGACCGCTCCCCGACGGCGCCCGTACGCCGTACGACAGCCCCGCCGGGCCGCCCCGGACCGCCGGATCCGCTGGTCACCGGCGCGACGGCCGCCCCGGCCGGGGACAAATCGACCCGGTGCGCGATGATGGAAATCCCGCGGTCGACGCCGCCCGCACCGAGCAACGACAAGCCGAGAAGTCGGCGAGAGGTACGACCATGGCACCGCGCATCTTCCTGGCCAGACACGGGCAGACCGAGTGGTCCCGCTCCGGCAGGCACACCGGCCGTACGGACATCCCGCTGCTGGACGAGGGCCGGCGCGGCGCCGAGCTGCTGGGCGAGCGGCTGCACCGCGCCCCCTGGGACGGCCTGCCGGGCGTCGAGGTCCGCACCAGCCCCCTGGTGCGCGCGAAGGAGACCTGCGAGCTGGCCGGCTTCGGCGACCGGGCCGAGCCCTGGGACGCGCTGATGGAGTTCGACTACGGCGCGTACGAGGGCCTGACGCCGGCCGAGATCAAGTCGGCGCGGCCCAACTGGCTGATCTGGCGCGACGGTGTGCCGGAGGGCGAGAAGCTCGCCGAGGTCGCCGCGCGGGCCGACGAGGTCGTCGGCTGGGCGCGGTCGGCCGACCGCGATGTGCTGGTCTTCGCACACGGCCACATCCTGCGTGCCCTGGGCGCCCGCTGGCTGGGCCTGGACATCTCCTTCGCCGCCCGCATCCGGCTGGAGCCGACCTCCCTGTCGGTGCTCGGCTGGGCCTACGGCGAACCGGCGATCGAGCGGTGGAACGACACGGGGCACCTGGGGTGAGGGACGCGGCCGGCTCCCGGGCCCGTGCCGTGCGGGCCGCCTGACCGCCCGTCGGATCCGGCCGGGGCCGACGGGCCGGGCGCCGTCAGCGGGCGGCGTCCGGGGCCCGGCCCCCTTCCCCGTCTCCGTCCCCTTCCCCGTCCCCGGACCGGGCCGAGGCCGCGTGCCGCTCCAGGAAGCCGGCCACCGCCCCGCAGTCGCGGTGCGCGCGCAGGGTGCGGGCGGTGCCGTCGAGCATCGCGCGGATCCGCGCCGAGCGGACCCGGGTCAGCAGCGTCAGCACCCGGTCCCCGGCCGCGGCGGCCTCCTCGGGGGCGCCGCTGTCCGCGAGGTCGCCCGCGAGCTCCGCGGTGAACAGGGCGATATTGCGGCTGAAATGGGGGTCCTGCAGCGCCACCGCCCGGCGCGCGTGCTCCACCGCGCGCCCCGCCTCACCCAAGGCCGCCCAGCACTGCGCCTCCAGGCCGGCCAGTTCGGCCTCGCCGTAGAACGTCATCCACTCCGGGTCGCCGTCCCGCGGCCCGCCCGCGAACAGCCGCTGCGCCCGCGCCAGCGCCTGCTCGCAGCCCGAGCGGTCCGCCAGCCCGGCCCAGCCGCCCGCCTCGCGCAGCGCCAGCAGCGACAACAGCCGCGGCGAGGCCAGGTGCTTGGCGGCCTGCTGCGCGGCCTGCGCGGCGCGCACCGCCTCGCGCGGGCGCCCGGCGTCGCGGGCGAGGAAGGCCGTGTTGCAGAACGCGTGCGCCTCCAGGGCGGCGTCGCCGCAGACCCGGGCGGTGGCCAGCGCCTCGGCGTAGTGGGATCTGGCGTCGTCGAAGCGCCCCGAGTCGTGCGCCAGCCAGCCGACGGTGATGGCGAGTTCACCCGCCCCCGCGTGCAGCCGGTCGGACACCGCTCTGCGCTGCACGCCCGCGTCCAGCAGCTCGTAGGCGGCGCGCAGCGGGTGGGTGGCGCGGCGGTAGATGCCCTCCGCGCCGTGCCGGTCGTCCAGCAGCCGGATCTGCCGGACCGCCTCCTCGACGGCGGTGGCCTCGGCGGCGCCGACGCGGCCGCCGGACGCCGCGCGCGGGCCCGGCACGGGGGCGGAGACGGCGGCAGCGGCCTCGATGGGGTGCAGGGCGGCGAAGCCCAGGGCTGCTGCCGGGCCGCCGGTGATGAACGCGCGACGCAGCACGTCGCTCTCCTCGAAGATCTGGATACGGGTATCGCGGTGGTCGGGGTCGGTTGCCAGGGGCACGGCGCTGACCGCCGCCGTACGCGCCCCCCGTCCGCGTACCGCCTCGCGCGGCGCGAAGCCCATGTCGGGCAGCGTCAACCCCGGGAACATGTGCCGGAACACCCGCTCGTAGGCGTAGTTCGGACACCGGATCTCCCCGGACTCGACGCGCCCCACATAGCGGGCGTCGCACGAGACCTGCTCGCCGATCTCACGGGCGGACCGTCGGACCGCCGCCGCGAACTCGCCCGGTGACAGCCGGCCGCGCAGCTGTCGGAAAGCGAGGTTCGGGCGGGCGGGTACGGTGCGGGACGACGCTGAACTTGCTGCTGGCGACGCCATGGCGGACCCTCTCCGTGCCCTCTCCGTGCCATCAGGTGGCGTTGCCGCCTCCTGGCGGTGCGGCGGGTTGACCGTACCGGCTGTGATGGCTCCGATACGGAGAGTTTGGCCACAAATCGGATATCTCGCGCGCGATCTGCCATGAACTGCCATCCTTTGCAGCGTTACGCCGCCGTAGCTGTTGACACGCCTGACCGTTGGAGACGGTGTAAAGGGTCGGGTGCGTGCAGGAGGAGGGGTTCTCCGTGTGGGAGACCGGCGTGAGCAGGGGCGGCAACGGGTCCGCGGGCCAGGCCGTCGCGGACGGGGCACCGGACGTTCCGGCGCAGTCGTGCGACCTCGTGACGGTGCCCGCCCGGCAGGGGCTGGAGGCCGTCGACATCCTCCGGCTGCGGGACGGCGTCGGCCCCGTCCTGCACGACGGCGCCTGCGACACCCTCGGCTTCCTGGTGCCCGCGGGCACCGCGGCGGGCTGGGACGTGCCGGGCAGCGCGTGTACCCAGACCTCCGGGCGGGGCCTCGCGCTGGGCGCGCTGTGCGGTGAAGGGGCCGGGGCGGAGCCGCCGGTGACCGGCACCGGCTGGCTGGTGCCCCCGGAGGGCGCGGGCGCCGCCGCCACCGACCCGGCCGTGCTGCGCGCGGCGCTCGGCGAGGCGGCCCGCACCATCGAGGCCGTCGACCGCTGTCAGTGAGCAGCGGCGCGGGGTTCCGCCCGGCCGGTGCCGGACGGCCCCCGCGGGCCCTCTCGCCCGTGCCCTACGTCCCGTGCGGGGCCGATGCGCCGTCCCGGGCCGGGCGGGGGATGGTGGTGGCGCCGCGCCGGTCGCCGAGCCGGCGCTGTACGCCGCGCAGGAGCCGGGGCGCGGTGAAGTCCGCGCCGTGCACGAAGCGCATCGCCGGGCCGAACGACGCGGCGGTCAGCGGCCCCGCGAAGAACAGTCCGGGCCAGGACGACTCGAACCCGGCGCTCAGTTCCGGCAGCCGGCTGCCGCCCACCGTCCGCAGCGCGCTGCGCACCTGGGGGACGAGCAGCCGCAGCCGCCCGAGGTCGGGGCGGTATCCGGTGGCCGCCACCACGTGCTCGGTGTCCAGGGTGTCCGTCCGGCCGTCCGTATGGGCGAGGTGGAGCCGCACCCCGTCGCCCCGCGGGGCCGCCGCCCGGATCCGGTGGTTCAGCAGCACCGGCACCGCCTGCTCGAACCGCTCCCGCAGCCACCAGGCGCCGGCCGGGCCCGGCGCGGTCTCGGCGAGGCGCACCCGGGCCGCCGGGGGCAGGTGGCGCACCGCCCACGGCGCCCGCCACCACAGCCGGCCCAGCCGGCCGGTGCCCGGCCCGGCGGGCGGGTCGCCGCGCTCCGGCGGCTGCGGCGGGGAGGTCCAGCGCAGCCGGTCGGCGCGGGCCACGAGGCGGGGCCGGGCGCCCTGTTCGGCGAGCAGGACCGCGGTCTCCAGCGCGGACTGACCGGAACCGATCACGGTGACCCGCCGGCCGGAGAAGCGGCGCGGTTCGCGGTGGTCGCTGCTGTGCGAGGCGAGGTGCGGGGGCAGTTCGAGCAGCGGACCGGGGCGGTTGACGAACGGCATCGCGCCGACGGCGAGCGCCACCGTCCGGGTCGTGATCCGCTCCCCGGTGTCCGTCTCGACGCGGAAGCCGTCGCCGTCCGGGCGCACGGCGGTGACGGTGACCTCCTCGGCCTGCGGCACCGCCCGTTCGCCGAACCATCTGCCGTACGCGATGAACGTGGCGAGGGGGAGCGGGGCGCCGGGCCCGGCGGCCGGGTCGTGGGCGGCGCGGAAGTCGGCCAGGGTGTGGCCGCCGTCCGGGGCGGAGAGGCCGGAGGAGCGGGGCCCGGAGGTGAGGAGCATGCCGTCGGGCATGTGGTCGCGCCACGTGGCCATCGGCCGGCCCAGGACCCGCAGCCGCAGCCCGGCCGCCGCCGCGTGGGCGGCGACCGAGAGTCCGTAGGGGCCGGCGCCCACCACCACGAGGTCGTACATGGAAGGTTCCTGCTCTTTCTGTTCGTGCGGGGCGGAGGGCGGTCGGGGGCCGGTGCGCCGGACCGCGGGCCCCGAAGGCGCCGGCCGGGCTCCGCGGAGCCCGGCGGCCGCGGCCGTGCCTACCTGTTCGGGAGCGGGGTCGGGTCGGGGGACCGGGACGGGTCCGGCAGGGAGACCGCCGCCGCGGGGAACGCGGCGGCCCGGCCCTGCTGCGGGGGCGCCGCCACGGGGATCCGGCGCCGGGCGGGGGCGCCGGCCAGCGCCTGTGCGTACACGGCCGTCAGGGCCTCGGCGCTGCGGGCGATGTCGTAGCGCCGCACCACCGGCGGAACCGGCAGCCGGCCCGGCCCCTCGCGCCGCAACTCCCGCAGGGCGGTGCCGAGTTCGTGGACCCCGAGGCTGAAGCGGCGGGCGCCGGGGGCCTGGTCGGCGGGCAGTTCGTCGACCGCCGGGCAGCTGCCGTAGAGCACGGGCAGCCCGGACCCGAGCGCCTCCAGGACGGCCAGCCCGAACGCCTCGTCCGGGGAGGGTGAGACGAAGACGTCGATGGCCGAGAGCAGGCCGGGGATGTCGGGGCCGTCGGCCGCCTGTCCCTCCGCCGCCTGCCCGCCGGGTCCCCAGGCGCCGG comes from the Streptomyces angustmyceticus genome and includes:
- a CDS encoding transcriptional regulator is translated as MASPAASSASSRTVPARPNLAFRQLRGRLSPGEFAAAVRRSAREIGEQVSCDARYVGRVESGEIRCPNYAYERVFRHMFPGLTLPDMGFAPREAVRGRGARTAAVSAVPLATDPDHRDTRIQIFEESDVLRRAFITGGPAAALGFAALHPIEAAAAVSAPVPGPRAASGGRVGAAEATAVEEAVRQIRLLDDRHGAEGIYRRATHPLRAAYELLDAGVQRRAVSDRLHAGAGELAITVGWLAHDSGRFDDARSHYAEALATARVCGDAALEAHAFCNTAFLARDAGRPREAVRAAQAAQQAAKHLASPRLLSLLALREAGGWAGLADRSGCEQALARAQRLFAGGPRDGDPEWMTFYGEAELAGLEAQCWAALGEAGRAVEHARRAVALQDPHFSRNIALFTAELAGDLADSGAPEEAAAAGDRVLTLLTRVRSARIRAMLDGTARTLRAHRDCGAVAGFLERHAASARSGDGEGDGDGEGGRAPDAAR
- a CDS encoding histidine phosphatase family protein, whose protein sequence is MAPRIFLARHGQTEWSRSGRHTGRTDIPLLDEGRRGAELLGERLHRAPWDGLPGVEVRTSPLVRAKETCELAGFGDRAEPWDALMEFDYGAYEGLTPAEIKSARPNWLIWRDGVPEGEKLAEVAARADEVVGWARSADRDVLVFAHGHILRALGARWLGLDISFAARIRLEPTSLSVLGWAYGEPAIERWNDTGHLG
- a CDS encoding NAD(P)-binding domain-containing protein — encoded protein: MYDLVVVGAGPYGLSVAAHAAAAGLRLRVLGRPMATWRDHMPDGMLLTSGPRSSGLSAPDGGHTLADFRAAHDPAAGPGAPLPLATFIAYGRWFGERAVPQAEEVTVTAVRPDGDGFRVETDTGERITTRTVALAVGAMPFVNRPGPLLELPPHLASHSSDHREPRRFSGRRVTVIGSGQSALETAVLLAEQGARPRLVARADRLRWTSPPQPPERGDPPAGPGTGRLGRLWWRAPWAVRHLPPAARVRLAETAPGPAGAWWLRERFEQAVPVLLNHRIRAAAPRGDGVRLHLAHTDGRTDTLDTEHVVAATGYRPDLGRLRLLVPQVRSALRTVGGSRLPELSAGFESSWPGLFFAGPLTAASFGPAMRFVHGADFTAPRLLRGVQRRLGDRRGATTIPRPARDGASAPHGT